AGCTTCCCAATAGAGGTGGAGGCTGTCGGCGCTGAGGTCCAAGACTCGATTAGGACGTGGACTCCCATCCGCGAAAGCCTCGGCTAATTCCCAGTTACCTCCGGTAATTTTTGCTTCGACCGCTTCATCCGGTAGGTTCAAAGTCAGGGAGCCATTTTCAAAACGAAAGTTCGAATCGGCCGGGTTCCAATTATTGAAGCTACCGGCCAAATAGAAATCCTGAGGAAGTGGGTACTCTCCTTTCTGATGAATCAGGATAGTGGTTTGGGCAAATCCACTCCAGGCGAATAAGCTGAAAAGTACGACCCATAAGGTTTTTGCCGACATAGACTTGGGTTTAGAAGCAGCTTCTAATTTAAGTTTTTCTGGTTTCGGAAATCCACTTGCTTTAATAGATCGTATCTAATAGAAACAAAACACACTCACTCATGAAACGATTTACTCTACTCACACTTTTGGTTGGTTTTTGCGCGACTCTACAGGCGCAAACGGTAATGGTTGGCGGAGAGGCGATGTACCCTAAAAAGGATATCGTTAGCAACGCTGTGAACTCCGCCGATCATACCACTTTGGTAGCCGCCGTAAAAGCTGCCGGTTTGGTGGAAACCCTGCAGGGGGATGGTCCATTTACGGTTTTTGCACCGGTAAATGATGCCTTCGAAAACCTACCTGAAGGAACCGTGGAAGCCTTATTGAAGCCTGAGGCTAAAGCAAAATTACAGGCGGTTTTAACCTATCATGTTATTCCTGGAGTTTTGGATTTTAAAGCGTTAAAGGCGAAAATCATGGAAGGCAAGGGCAAAGCGGTTTTAACTACCGTTCAAGGTGCCAAGCTCACCTTTATGATGAATGGCGAGCATAATATTTTGGTGAAAGACGCCCAGGGTAATGTGGCGAATATCACGGTATACGATGTGTATCAAAAGAATGGGGTTATTCAAGTAATCGATTCGGTTCTGATGCCCTAAGTATCTTGTTGTTTGGTTGATAAAAGGCGACTCGCATGGTTAACATCGAGTTGCCTTTTAAATTTTTCAATACATAGAATTATGATGTATAGATATTTTATGTATTATTGCCCTATGTATTCGAAAGAACTTTTAAAAGGAACCCTGCAAGCCATTATTCTAAAGCTATTAGCTGAGCATGGCAGCATGTATGGATATGAGATTTCCCAAAAGGTGAAGGAGCTATCCAGTGAAAAGATTTTACTGAAAGACGGCTCCTTGTATCCGGCTTTGCAAAAAATGCTGAGTGATGGTTTGGTCGACTATCGCGAAGAAATGATTGGTAAGCGCGTACGTAAATATTATCAGCTTACCACTACCGGAAAGGTGCGCCAAAAGGATGCCTTGCAAGAGATCAAGGAGTTTATGCAGACCCTCGATGATTTACTCAACCTCAAATTGATTATGTCATGAAAATAAGTGAGGCTCAGGAAGAGCAAATCAAGGAAAGAGTGATGCAGCACGCCTTTCAGCTTGAAGGCTTAGCCGATGATTTGATTGATCATATCTACTGCTACCTCTACGAACACGGAACGGAGAAAAGGGATTTTAGCTGTCAGCTGGATGAGGCTATTCATCTGCTAGCCCCCGATGGTTTAGAAACTATTGAAGACGAGACTTTCTATTTATTAAATTTTAAAAAGATGATTCTTATGAAACGATTCATTTACGGCATCGGCCTGATCGGAGCCATGCTTTTTAGTAGCGGTGTAATATTTAAAATTTTCCACTGGCCGGGAGCCAATGTGATGTTGGGCAGTGGAGTTATCGTTGGGCTGCTCATGTATTTACCTCTTTGGGCTATCGATCGTAACAAGTATAAAATGGTGCAAAAACCTCTGGAAAAATGGAAGCTCAATTTGGGTGTTGCCTCTGGAGTTTTGGTAGGCTTGGGCACCATGATGAAAGCTTTGCATTTGATGGGAGCGGGTGTAACATTAATGCTAGGAGCGCTAATTTTTATCGCTGGATTCTTGCCCGTCTATTTTGTGAGTTCCTATCGAAAAGCCATTGAGGCTTAAGAACAAAGAGCCGGATTTTTTCCGGCTCTTTTTTTGTCTTTGTATCAGAGATAGGCGAGGGGGCCAAACATTCGTTGTACCTTTCGGCAGGAAAGAAGCCAACCATGACCTACCTCAAGCTCTTACGGGTAAATAACTACCTGAAGAACTTCTATCTTTTTATGCCGGCCTTTTTCTCGGGCCGCATTCTCGAAGCTAGCATTGCTCTCAATAGCCTGGGGGCCTTTCTCCTTTTTTCGGCTATGGCCAGCGCTATCTATATCTTTAATGATAGCATGGATGTAAAGGAGGATCGACAACATCCGGAAAAGAAAAACCGACCCATCGCCTCAGGAGCTGTTTCCCTACCCATGGCCTACACTTTGGCCACTATTTTAGCCCTGCTTAGTTTGGGAATCTCCGCCTGGTTTAGCCTTAATCTCTTCTATGTTTTACTGATTTATCTGGGTCTCAATATTGCCTATTCTATTCGTTTAAAGCATATCGCGATTTTAGATATCAGCATTGTGAGTTTGGGCTTTATCCTGCGTTTAGAAGCGGGTCATGCCGTAACTGGTATCGAACTTTCCAAATGGCTTATCATGATGGTTTTCCTACTCTCCATGTTTCAAGCCATGGCCAAGCGCCT
The Croceimicrobium hydrocarbonivorans genome window above contains:
- a CDS encoding PadR family transcriptional regulator, producing the protein MMYRYFMYYCPMYSKELLKGTLQAIILKLLAEHGSMYGYEISQKVKELSSEKILLKDGSLYPALQKMLSDGLVDYREEMIGKRVRKYYQLTTTGKVRQKDALQEIKEFMQTLDDLLNLKLIMS
- a CDS encoding fasciclin domain-containing protein produces the protein MKRFTLLTLLVGFCATLQAQTVMVGGEAMYPKKDIVSNAVNSADHTTLVAAVKAAGLVETLQGDGPFTVFAPVNDAFENLPEGTVEALLKPEAKAKLQAVLTYHVIPGVLDFKALKAKIMEGKGKAVLTTVQGAKLTFMMNGEHNILVKDAQGNVANITVYDVYQKNGVIQVIDSVLMP
- a CDS encoding UbiA prenyltransferase family protein, which produces MTYLKLLRVNNYLKNFYLFMPAFFSGRILEASIALNSLGAFLLFSAMASAIYIFNDSMDVKEDRQHPEKKNRPIASGAVSLPMAYTLATILALLSLGISAWFSLNLFYVLLIYLGLNIAYSIRLKHIAILDISIVSLGFILRLEAGHAVTGIELSKWLIMMVFLLSMFQAMAKRLDDISIAQDKGLVSRKSIDGYNADFLKIALSIFSAVLLVCYIIYITNPWSVSRLGDQSYYTLFPVLLGVLRYLQLLYVHKRSYNPVKILLQDRFLQVIFLLWIGAFAFLIYV